Proteins encoded by one window of Oceanithermus desulfurans:
- a CDS encoding CPBP family intramembrane glutamic endopeptidase, with protein MPRARAFDPPSLTLQGLLLLTLWGLPAALLPAGLGPGLRYLSLSLLRYVLLGALLAREHGRWSAIYLTRRNLRPALSDGLVFALAFVPVAWLYARATLGDVYWLPPGELPATLAAALLLAALPEEVAYRGLFLGSLARMGAPVWAQVAVTSGLFAVQHVRYLLRGDPLTFTLVVAFGVVAAAMTLRRRNLAGAVLAHAAMNTLIFVFIGGRVGSL; from the coding sequence ATGCCGCGCGCCCGCGCGTTCGACCCACCCTCCCTGACGCTTCAGGGCCTCTTGCTCCTGACGCTCTGGGGGCTGCCCGCGGCGCTTTTGCCCGCCGGGCTGGGGCCGGGGCTGCGCTACCTGTCCCTCAGCCTGCTGCGCTACGTGCTCCTCGGGGCCCTACTGGCCCGCGAGCACGGCCGCTGGTCCGCCATCTACCTGACCCGCAGGAACCTGCGCCCCGCGCTTTCAGACGGCCTCGTCTTCGCGCTGGCCTTCGTCCCCGTCGCCTGGCTCTACGCCCGGGCGACGCTCGGGGACGTCTACTGGCTGCCCCCGGGCGAGCTGCCGGCCACGCTGGCGGCGGCGCTGCTGCTCGCGGCGCTTCCCGAAGAAGTCGCTTACCGGGGCCTTTTCCTCGGTTCGCTGGCGCGCATGGGCGCGCCCGTCTGGGCGCAGGTCGCCGTGACCTCGGGGCTCTTCGCCGTCCAGCACGTGCGCTACCTGCTGCGCGGCGACCCCCTCACCTTCACCCTCGTCGTCGCCTTCGGGGTCGTCGCCGCAGCGATGACGCTGCGGCGCCGCAACCTCGCCGGCGCGGTGCTGGCGCACGCCGCGATGAACACGCTGATCTTCGTCTTCATCGGCGGGCGGGTGGGCTCGCTTTGA